The Meiothermus sp. CFH 77666 DNA window GCGCTTATCGCTGGTTGCGGGCCCTTTCGGAATCCTTTGATTGTCGATATGCGAACTTCAGGCCAGCGTGCGTGGCGCTTGGCGCGATACCCCTGAAGCATCGTTCCTGCTTTCACCGCATGGCAGCCAGTTATGGCGGTTTGCGGTTTAATTCGATATAGAGGATGGCAAACCGCTTCCCCGATGATGTTACCGACTGCCTCACCCCCAGGTTATTTACTGAAACCGCTCTTGCGCGGTGATTTTTGCAACAAACGGGAGGGTTTATGACAGGAGACAAACCGACCAATGGCAGGGATCGGGCGACCATCTGGATAGGGGTGGCGGTGCTGATGGGGTTTGCGGTTCTGGTGGTTTACATGTTTAGCCTGCTGACCTCGAGCGAGACCACCTGGAACCGCGCCCTCTACCTCTTTGCGGGAGTGGAGGCCATTGCCTTTGCGGCGGCGGGGTATTTTTTTGGGCGGGAGGTCAACCGTCAGCGGGCCGAGAGCGCGGAGTGGCGGGCTGGCCAGGCCGAGCAGCAGCGACAACAATGGAGCGAACGGGCCCTCGAGGCTGAAACCAAGGGCCAGAGCTTACGCGCTGCCCTCTGGGTCAAGGCGACCGAACACCCGGAGCTTGCGGAGATGGCCCGGCTATCCGAGGCGCTATTTCCCCAGAAATAGCGAGAAGCGCGAAAAGCCCTTTTGCTGCGACAGCCTTTTGCGCTAGGCTAGTAGCATCATGCCCATCCGCGAGTTCCGAATGGCAGACTACGCCAGCGTGCTGGCCCTCTGGCAGGATGCTGGCCTGGAGCTCAACCCCTCGGATAGCTTCGAGGGTTTGCAAAAGAAGCTCGAGCGCGACCCCGACCTGTTTCTGGTGGTGGAGGAAGACGGGCAGATTCTGGGGGCCCTGCTGGCGGGCTACGATGGACGGCGGGGCTGGCTTTACCACATGGCGGTACACCCCTTTGGGCAGGGGCA harbors:
- a CDS encoding GNAT family acetyltransferase; protein product: MPIREFRMADYASVLALWQDAGLELNPSDSFEGLQKKLERDPDLFLVVEEDGQILGALLAGYDGRRGWLYHMAVHPFGQGQGWGKRLLEELESRLRAKGCQKLNLLVEPSYAEAQDFFERLGYRRDDLIFMEKWLG